One window of Candidatus Eisenbacteria bacterium genomic DNA carries:
- the carA gene encoding glutamine-hydrolyzing carbamoyl-phosphate synthase small subunit yields the protein MLERRPRAILALEDGVFFEGRSFGRMGETEGEVVFNTGLCGYQEVLTDPSYAGQIVTMTYPHIGNYGVNREDVESTRPQVAGFVVREISTVASSWRSSGELHRYLDEAGVVGLSEIDTRALTRHLRIHGAKRGVISSLSQNRDDLVDRARASRDMAGLDLAREVTCEKPYRVEANAGDGGGTLSGIGGRAFHVVAYDFGMKRNILRMLSAAGCNITVVPATTSAEAALALEPDGIFLSNGPGDPEPCVYAIEATRELIRAKPTFGICLGHQIMGLACGGETFKLKFGHRGANHPVKNLNTGQVAITSQNHGFAVLPTLFDDPELELTHVNLNDGTVEGFRHRDLPAFSVQYHPEASPGPHDSHYLFTQFLKLMDSGEPPRSLPRAHAAGVPVGL from the coding sequence TCTTCAACACCGGCCTCTGCGGCTACCAAGAAGTCCTCACCGATCCGTCCTACGCGGGCCAGATCGTCACGATGACGTATCCCCACATCGGAAATTACGGGGTGAACCGCGAGGACGTGGAGTCCACGCGTCCGCAGGTAGCAGGCTTCGTCGTGAGGGAAATCTCGACCGTGGCCTCTTCCTGGCGCTCGAGCGGCGAGCTGCACCGCTACTTGGACGAAGCCGGGGTCGTGGGGCTGAGCGAGATCGACACGCGCGCGCTGACGCGCCACCTGCGAATCCACGGCGCGAAGCGTGGCGTGATCTCCTCGCTTTCCCAGAATCGAGACGACCTTGTGGATCGCGCCCGGGCGTCCCGGGATATGGCCGGACTGGATCTCGCGCGCGAAGTCACGTGTGAGAAGCCCTACCGGGTCGAAGCGAACGCCGGAGACGGCGGCGGGACCCTGTCCGGGATCGGCGGTCGCGCGTTCCACGTCGTGGCCTACGACTTCGGCATGAAGCGCAACATACTCCGCATGCTTTCGGCGGCGGGATGCAATATCACCGTCGTGCCCGCCACGACCTCCGCCGAAGCGGCGCTCGCGCTCGAACCGGACGGCATCTTCCTCTCGAACGGCCCCGGCGATCCCGAGCCCTGCGTCTACGCGATCGAGGCGACGCGCGAGCTGATCCGCGCCAAGCCGACCTTCGGGATCTGCCTCGGGCATCAGATCATGGGCCTGGCGTGCGGCGGAGAGACCTTCAAGCTCAAGTTCGGCCACCGCGGCGCGAACCACCCGGTGAAAAACCTGAACACCGGCCAGGTCGCGATCACGTCCCAAAACCATGGCTTCGCCGTCTTGCCCACGCTCTTCGACGATCCTGAATTGGAGCTCACCCACGTGAATCTGAACGACGGCACGGTCGAGGGATTCCGCCACCGCGACCTGCCCGCGTTCTCGGTTCAGTACCACCCCGAAGCTAGCCCTGGACCGCACGATAGCCACTATCTCTTCACCCAGTTCCTGAAGCTGATGGATTCCGGCGAGCCCCCTCGTTCGCTCCCCAGAGCGCACGCCGCGGGAGTCCCGGTCGGGCTCTGA